The nucleotide sequence GGTCGTGCCCCAGCGGCCGTTGACCGTCTGCAGCTTCGGCCAGCCGTCGGCCGTCCAGGTGACCGGGGCGAGCACCGGGACCCGGCCGCCGGGGTAGGCGTCGACGAAGGCCATGTAGTACCAGTCGCCGTTCTGCGTCTGCACCAGGCCGCCCTGGTGCGGCACGCCGCCGCCGGAGACCGGGCCCGGCAGGTCCAGCAGCACCTGCTGGATGGTGTAGGGCCCGAAGGGGTTGCTCGCCTTGAGGATGTACTGGCCGTTGGCCGGCCGGGTCGTGAAGATGTAGTAGCTGCCATTGCGCTTGTAGAACCGGGAACCCTCGAGCGTGCCGATGTTCGACGGGGTCTGGAAGACCTGCTGCGAGCGGACTTCGGTCTTCCCGTCCTTGGAGAGCTGGGCGACGCTGAGGGTGGTGTTGCCGTAGGCGACGTACATCGTGTCGTCGTCGTCGACCAGCATGCCGGCGTCGTAGTAGCACTTGTCGATCGTGGTGTGCTTCGACCACTGTCCGTCCACCGCGGTGGCGGTGTAGATGTAGGTCTTGGCGAAGTCGACGCAGCCACCCCAGTAGAAGGTGTCGTTGCTGGCGCGGTGGTTGAAGAACGACGCCCAGATGCCGCGCACGTACCCGCGGCCGCCGTTCAGGTCGTACTTCGCGCCGAAGTCCAGTTTGGGCACGGAGTGGCCGGCGAACTCCCAGTTCACCAGGTCGTAGGAGCGCAGGATCGGCGCGCCGGGGGAGTAGTGCATGGTCGAGGCGGAGTAGTAGTAGGTGTCGCCGACGCGGATGATGTCGTCGTCGGCGAAGTCCTGCCACAGCACCGGGTTCGTGAACGTCGACGGCTGGTTCGGGGTGGTCGGGGTCGATGGTGTGGTGGGTGTCGTCGGCGTGGTCGGGGTCGTGGGGTCCACGCCGCCGGTGCACAGCGTGCCGTTGAGCCGGAAGGCCGCCGGAGCGGGATTGGCCGAGGTGAACGAGCCGTTGAACCCGAAGTCGGCCGTGCCCCCGGTGGGGATGGCGGCGTTGTAGGCGACGTTCTTCGCGCTGACCTCGGTGCCGCCCTGGGTGATCGTGGCGTTCCAGTGCTGGCCCACCTGCTGACCGGCGGCGAACGACCACTCGAGCGTCCACCCGTTGACCGCGTCACCGAGGTTGGTGATCGACACGGACGCGCCGAAGCCGCCCTGCCATTCCGAGGTTTTCGAATAGGTGACCGAGCACCCGGCCGCGGCGTGCGCGGCCGGGGTCGCCACCAGGACGGCGCCGGCGAGGCCGGTCGCGGCGAGCAGGGCCGAGGCGGCCGCCCGGGATCGTCGGCGTGACACCACGTCTGTCCTTTCCGGTCAGGGTGCTCAGGCGGCGAACTGCCACCAGTTCACGTTGAAGAGGTAGCCGCTGCCTCCGGTGAACCGCAGGACCAGGTCTTGCGTGCCCGTCACGCCGGTGACGGGGCAGGACACCGAGGTCCACGTCTGCCAGCCGCCGGTGCCCGCCACGGTGCAGCGGCCCACCACCGTGCCGGTGGCACTGCCGAGGCGCACCTCGATCGCGCCGCCGGCGCTCGCGGAGGCGACGCGAGCGGTGAACGTCTTCGCGCCGGCCCCGAAGGCGACGTTGCGGACCTTGACGTTGTCGCCGTTCTCGATCCACCCGATGTTCATGCCGCCTTCGGAGGCGGGCTCGGTTTCGATCCCCGATTCCCAGTTGATCGTTTCCGCTTCCTGCCGGGTGTAGGGGTCGAGCGTGTCGGCCGGCGGCGGCCCCGAGTTCGTCATGTTGATGGTGGGGATGCTGCCGTCGGCGTTGTAGGCGAACTTCTCCACCGACACCGAGCGGGTGTAGCCGCCCCCGCCGGGCAGCGCGCCGTTGTGGTAGAAGAAGTACGAGCTGCCCTTGTAGTCCACGATCCCGGGGTGGTTGGTGAAACTGCTGCCCTGCGTGGGCATCACCGTGCCCCGGTAGGTCCACGGTCCGGTCGGCCCGGGCGAGGTGGAGTAGCCGATGAACTCGGAACAGCACTTGGCCGCGAAGACGTTGTAGTACTGGCCGTTGCGCTTGTAGACCCAGGGGCCTTCCTCGTACATCGTCGGCCGGCTGCCGCCGTTCGGGCGGGTGCCGAACCCGGCCGTGGTGAGCGGGATCTGGTTGACGCCGCCCGAGTACGACGTCATGTCGGCGTTGAGCCGCACGTACCAGAGGTTCGGGTTGCCCCAGTACAGGTACGCCTGGCCGTTGTCGTCGATGAACACCGTGGGGTCGATCTCGCCGTTCTCGACGAGCGGGTGGCCGATGGCGTCGCGGAACGGCCCGGTGGGGCTGTCCGCGACGCCGACGCCGATGGCCATCCGGCCGGTCGCCCGGTTGACCACCGGGACGTACCAGTAGAACTTGCCGTTGCGTTCGACGGCCTGCCCGGCCCACGCGTCCTGTTTGGCCCAGCTGAACGTGGCCAGGCTCATCGGCGAGCCGTGGTCGGTCCAGTTGACCATGTCCGCGGACGACCAGACCCGCCAGTCCTTCATGGTGAAGTAGGTCGAGCCGTCCTCGTCGTGCCCGGTGTAGAGGTAGACGCGGCCGTTGTGCACCAGCGGTGCCGGGTCGGCGGTGTAGATGTGCTGCACGATCGGGTTGTCGGCGTGGGCGGTGCCGGGCAGGAGCGCCACCGCGCACAGGGCGGCGGTCATCCAGGCGAGCAATCGCCGTCGGTGGTGCACGGTGGTCTCCGTTCGGTCGGAAGCGGGGTCAGCTCGCTGCGCAGGTCGACGTGATGCCCTCGGCGCTGCCGGTGCCCTGGAAGCCGAACTCGGTCGTCTGCCCGGCTGCGACGCTGCCGTTGTAGGAGACGTTCGACCAGGTGACGGACCCGGTCGTGCCGCTGTTGCTCGCGCTCCACGAACTGGTCACGGCCGCGCCGGAGGGCAGGTTGGTCGTCACCCGCCAGCCGTTGAGGGCGGAGCTCCCCGCGGTGACCTTCACGTTGGCCACGAAGCCGCCGTTCCACGAGTTCAACGAGACCGAGGCGCTGCAGCCGCTGGGGTTCGGCGTGGTCGGGGTGGTGGGCGTGGTCGGGGTGGTCGGCGTCGTGGGGGTCGTCGGGTTGGTCGGCGTGGCGGCGTTCAGCGCGTCGAGGACGCTGTTGTACGCGGCCTTCTTGTTCCCGTTGCCGTCGAACAGAAGCGGGTTCTCCCCGGTGCGCCAGGAGTCGGTGTCGCGGATGCCCCACGTGGTGATGCCGGCGCAGCGGGCGACGGCCACGCAGGCGCGGGTCACTGCGCCGTAGGCGTTGGCCTGGTTGGAACCGGCGATGTCGAGCTCGGTGATCTGGACTTCGACGCCGAGGTCGGCGAACCGCTGGAGGTTGGCCTGGTAGTCACCGGGCGGGTTGCCGGAGAGGTGGGACTGGAAGCCGACGCAGTCGATCGGGACGCCGCGGGACTTGAAGTCGCGCACCATGTTGTAGATGCCGGTGCTCTTGGCGTTGACGCCGTCGGTGTTGTAGTCGTTGTAGCAGAGCTTCGCGCCCGGGTCGGCGGCCCGCGCGGCACGGAAGGCGGCTTCGATCCAGTCGTTGCCGGTCCGCTGGAGGTTGGAATCGCGGCGACCGCCGCTGCCGCCGTCGGCGAACGCCTCGTTGACGACGTCCCAGGCGTAGACCTTGCCCTTGTAGTGGGTGGCGACCTGGGTGACGTGGTTCATCATGGCCTGGCGCAGGTCGGAGCCTTCCATGCGCTGCGCCCAGCCCGGTTCCTGCTGGTACCACAGCAGCGCGTGCCCGCGCACCCGCTTGCCGGTGCTGACCGCCTGGTTGAGGATCCGGTCGCCGCCGCTGTAGTTGAACTGGCCCCGGTTGGGCTCGGTGGCGTCCCACTTCATCTCGTTCTCGGGCGTGATCATGGTGAACTCCCGGTTCAGGATGTTCACATAGGTCGAGTCGCCGAGCTTGCCGGCCGCGACGGCGGCGCCGAAGTACCGGCCGGACTGGGCGGCGGCCCCGCCGAGCGTCGAGGCCGCGCCGCCGGCGGACGTGGCGAGCACCAGGGAAATCCCGAGTGACGTCGCCAGGAACGTCGAAGCCAGCGCGGCGCGGGAGAATGACCGCGATGTCATCTTCATGTTCACACCTTCAATCGTGGGTACGGGTTCGCCGTCACGGGCTGGTGCACGTGGCCGCGTCGAGGCTTGCCGTGCCGGGGCCGGACACGAGGAAGCCGAAGGTCGTGGTGGCGCCGGGGGCGAGCACGCCGTTGTAGGCGACGTTCTTGACGGTCACCGCGCCGGTGCCGGTGGCCGTGCCGCCCCAGATCTGGCCGAGGCTCTGCCCGGCGGGCAGAGCGAACCCGGCCGTCCAGCCGTCGAGGGCCTCGGTGCCGGTGTTCGCGACGGTCACTTCGCCCTGGAAGCCGTTGTTCCAGGTGCCGACGATCCGCGGCGTGGCGGTGCACGGCCCGCCTGCCGGGGGCTGCGAGTCCCCGCCGATGCTGCCCGGCACCGCCTTGAGCGCGTTGTACCAGGTGGTGGCCATCTTGCTGTAGCCGGCCGCGTCGGGGTGGATGCCGTCGGGCAGGTCCGCGATGGCGACCGAGGGGTACATGTCGACCAGGTGCACGCGCTTGCCGGCGGCGGCCTTGGCCCGGATGTCGGGGGCGATCGCCGCGTTGAAGGTGCGGACCGCCGGATCGGCGAACCGGATCGGGATGATCGTGGCGACGAAGAGCTCGGTGCCGGGGGCCAGGTTCGTGATCCGGTCGACCAGGGCCGACAGCCGCCGCGGCGCGCCGGCCGGGTCGCTGCCGTACATGTCGTTGGTGCCGATGTGGAGCAGGATCGTGTGGGGGTGGTACGCGCTCAGCCAGCCGGAGACGTTCGCGTCGATCTGCGCGATGGTCCAGCCCGGGTGCCCTTCGTGGTTGCGGTCGGGCATGCTCGACGGTCCGTCGGCCAGCGAGCCGACGAAGTCGATCGAGCGCCCGTCGGCCCGCAGCTTCGAGCCGAGGTCGAGGCGGTAGCCGCCGATCGAGCCGCCCTGCGTGATCGAGTCCCCCAGCGGCATGATCGGCACCGCGGTGGCGGCTTCCGCGACC is from Amycolatopsis mediterranei and encodes:
- a CDS encoding glycoside hydrolase family 43 protein, encoding MTAALCAVALLPGTAHADNPIVQHIYTADPAPLVHNGRVYLYTGHDEDGSTYFTMKDWRVWSSADMVNWTDHGSPMSLATFSWAKQDAWAGQAVERNGKFYWYVPVVNRATGRMAIGVGVADSPTGPFRDAIGHPLVENGEIDPTVFIDDNGQAYLYWGNPNLWYVRLNADMTSYSGGVNQIPLTTAGFGTRPNGGSRPTMYEEGPWVYKRNGQYYNVFAAKCCSEFIGYSTSPGPTGPWTYRGTVMPTQGSSFTNHPGIVDYKGSSYFFYHNGALPGGGGYTRSVSVEKFAYNADGSIPTINMTNSGPPPADTLDPYTRQEAETINWESGIETEPASEGGMNIGWIENGDNVKVRNVAFGAGAKTFTARVASASAGGAIEVRLGSATGTVVGRCTVAGTGGWQTWTSVSCPVTGVTGTQDLVLRFTGGSGYLFNVNWWQFAA
- a CDS encoding family 43 glycosylhydrolase → MSRRRSRAAASALLAATGLAGAVLVATPAAHAAAGCSVTYSKTSEWQGGFGASVSITNLGDAVNGWTLEWSFAAGQQVGQHWNATITQGGTEVSAKNVAYNAAIPTGGTADFGFNGSFTSANPAPAAFRLNGTLCTGGVDPTTPTTPTTPTTPSTPTTPNQPSTFTNPVLWQDFADDDIIRVGDTYYYSASTMHYSPGAPILRSYDLVNWEFAGHSVPKLDFGAKYDLNGGRGYVRGIWASFFNHRASNDTFYWGGCVDFAKTYIYTATAVDGQWSKHTTIDKCYYDAGMLVDDDDTMYVAYGNTTLSVAQLSKDGKTEVRSQQVFQTPSNIGTLEGSRFYKRNGSYYIFTTRPANGQYILKASNPFGPYTIQQVLLDLPGPVSGGGVPHQGGLVQTQNGDWYYMAFVDAYPGGRVPVLAPVTWTADGWPKLQTVNGRWGTTYPKPNLPPPPRQVEPMTGTDTFPGPALSPQWEWNHNPDTTKFSVGNGLKLSTATVTNDLYSARNTLTHRIQGPTSTATATLDLTSMRDGDRTGLAMLRDSSAYIGVKRDGGRNRVVMVNGLTMDGNWNTTGTGTEVASTDLPGSRIWLRANADIRPGTGRQARFSYSTDGVNFTPLGTPFTLNNAWQFFMGYRFAVFNHATQALGGAVTLQRFDLTAP
- a CDS encoding endo-1,4-beta-xylanase codes for the protein MKMTSRSFSRAALASTFLATSLGISLVLATSAGGAASTLGGAAAQSGRYFGAAVAAGKLGDSTYVNILNREFTMITPENEMKWDATEPNRGQFNYSGGDRILNQAVSTGKRVRGHALLWYQQEPGWAQRMEGSDLRQAMMNHVTQVATHYKGKVYAWDVVNEAFADGGSGGRRDSNLQRTGNDWIEAAFRAARAADPGAKLCYNDYNTDGVNAKSTGIYNMVRDFKSRGVPIDCVGFQSHLSGNPPGDYQANLQRFADLGVEVQITELDIAGSNQANAYGAVTRACVAVARCAGITTWGIRDTDSWRTGENPLLFDGNGNKKAAYNSVLDALNAATPTNPTTPTTPTTPTTPTTPTTPNPSGCSASVSLNSWNGGFVANVKVTAGSSALNGWRVTTNLPSGAAVTSSWSASNSGTTGSVTWSNVSYNGSVAAGQTTEFGFQGTGSAEGITSTCAAS
- a CDS encoding cellulose binding domain-containing protein; amino-acid sequence: MKLAKIVAGVLAACAALGVVPAVAEAATAVPIMPLGDSITQGGSIGGYRLDLGSKLRADGRSIDFVGSLADGPSSMPDRNHEGHPGWTIAQIDANVSGWLSAYHPHTILLHIGTNDMYGSDPAGAPRRLSALVDRITNLAPGTELFVATIIPIRFADPAVRTFNAAIAPDIRAKAAAGKRVHLVDMYPSVAIADLPDGIHPDAAGYSKMATTWYNALKAVPGSIGGDSQPPAGGPCTATPRIVGTWNNGFQGEVTVANTGTEALDGWTAGFALPAGQSLGQIWGGTATGTGAVTVKNVAYNGVLAPGATTTFGFLVSGPGTASLDAATCTSP